In the genome of Vicia villosa cultivar HV-30 ecotype Madison, WI linkage group LG7, Vvil1.0, whole genome shotgun sequence, one region contains:
- the LOC131617877 gene encoding uncharacterized protein LOC131617877: MASKKNRARRQKRKNYDDAENASQSESTNLNNMSDSWDCPTSARENSTENYKEVSNRHRRTLRSASKPSQNGLTSLLRGGHSSAPNVIQLVDDPTKTIDSEHQGSEKNSGKRESPSRDLVAFVPPPTLKRIPLEQETLEDEMINDNQTRSYSSKLSEMVAMMGNEIDDDEVESDLPSRPGDLVNGYHVKMEFRPILRRIIDKHGDIAQKCVTGSAKHRSELLEIICGIILDFEKKDVRSIKESSLRNKIALVDGIRNMKVEVEWLHKRLNDVLEAKELLMNSSNLKVKVAKNRKIVKQSELELEECEAQKKELTDKLKAICEKEILCKENLARAKKESATASRIVGFAITKVGRFLNCSMVDALI; this comes from the exons TCAGATTCTTGGGACTGCCCTACCTCTGCTAGAGAGAATTCAACTGAGAATTATAAAGAGGTTTCTAATCGCCACCGCAGAACCTTAAGATCTGCTTCAAAGCCTAGTCAAAATGGACTCACATCTTTGTTAAGAGGGGGGCATTCTTCTGCTCCTAATGTCATCCAACTAGTTGATGATCCGACCAAGACTATCGATTCT GAACATCAAGGATCAGAAAAAAATTCTGGTAAAAGAGAATCCCCTTCAAGAGACCTGGTAGCATTTGTTCCTCCTCCAACATTGAAACGAATTCCTCTTGAGCAGGAGACTTTGGAAGATGAAATGATAAATGATAACCAAACCCGTTCATATAGCTCCAAACTATCTGAAATGGTTGCTATGATGGGAAATgaaattgatgatgatgaagttgAATCTGATTTACCGAGCCGGCCTGGGGACTTGGTTAATGGATATCATGTGAAGATGGAATTCAGGCCAATATTAAGAAGAATAATAGACAAACACGGAGATATTGCTCAGAAATGTGTGACTGGATCAGCAAAACACAGGTCAGAATTGTTGGAAATTATCTGCGGAATCATATTGGATTTCGAAAAGAAAGATGTTCGCAGTATTAAAGAAAGTTCCTTGAGAAACAAGATTGCTCTTGTAGATGGAATAAGAAATATGAAAGTTGAAGTTGAATGGCTGCACAAGAGGCTAAATGATGTGCTTGAGGCAAAGGAGCTTCTTATGAATTCTAGCAATCTGAAAGTGAAAGTAGCTAAGAACAGGAAGATTGTGAAACAGTCTGAGCTCGAGTTGGAAGAATGTGAAGCGCAGAAGAAGGAACTGACTGATAAGCTGAAAGCAATATGTGAGAAAGAGATTCTTTGCAAAGAGAATCTCGCCAGAGCAAAGAAAGAGTCTGCTACGGCATCACGAATTGTCGGGTTTGCCATAACTAAAGTCGGACGCTTTCTTAATTGCTCAATGGTTGATGCTTTGATTTAG
- the LOC131617878 gene encoding putative disease resistance RPP13-like protein 1: MAEVIVGETLVSASVEALLQKLVSTDFRSTKEVDVSVLINLKKTLARVQPVLHHYAEDTKWLDLLIDVVYQVDTLFGQINTEASRRTVETPYQTLTPTTKVRNMLSKTHKLTERLERLILREEQDGLVFSNCSHVLHGTPTDSNLEDDIDSSIYGRDCDIKKVKDLLLSSSDGDSKIRVISIVGMGGIGKTNLAKHLYNDPQVKDEFELKVWAYISKDFDAVRVFETILQSITSQSISNRNMSSQILESHNAKGKYTIYPNLLLVSLQQILNTSKFLLVLDDVWDTKSVNWISLMDTFNAGEMGSKIIITTRDERVARSMQTILFVHYLRPLENEDCWTLFARYAFGTCNDQQRSHLEEIGREISKKCDGLPLAAVEFGAILYGKLSPNDWNCVLESNIWEPTNPEVHAALESSYHYLSPPIKRCFAYCSIFPKKSILEKKMVVQLWIAEDLVGSFTSQERWKVGEQYFDVLVSKSLIQRRSTENKEENFEMHNLVHDLATMVSSPYCIRLGEHYLHERVQNLSYNRGLYDSFDKFEKLYGLKYLRTFLALPLQKQSPRCLISNQVVHDLLPTMKQLRVLSLSNYKSITEVPKSIGDLLYLQYLNLSHTNIEWLPSETCNLYNLQFLLLGGCKRLTKLPEDMGKLVNLHHLDVSDTALKKMPVQIAKLENLHTLSDFVVSKHNDGLKVAELGNFPHLHGKLSISQLQNVTDPSEVDQSNTKMKEQIKELALEWDCGSTFPDSQIKSVVLEHLQPSTNLKSLTIKGCGGISFPNWLGDFSFRNMVYLKISNCDDCLWLPPLGQLENLKELFIEGMPSVQTIGTEFYGSDSSSFQPFPSLEILHFADMQEWDEWNLIGGRSIKFTSLKTLSLSKCPKLIVGNVVDKFPSLTEFELRECPLVVQSTPLSNHVSRQLMFPLNSLQQLTIDGIPSSMSFPADGLRKTLKFLIISNCENLEFLPLEYLSNYTLLEELKISYSCNSMTSFTLGALPALKRLFIEGCKNLKSILIAEDASLKSLSFLRSIKIWDCIELESFPPSGLATPNLVYFAVWKCEKLPSLPEAMHTLTNLQEMEVDSLPNLQSFVIDDLPSSLQELTVGSVGGLMWNTKPTWEHLTCLSVLRIKGDDMVNSLMRPFLPSSLVTLYICGFSNTSFEGKWLQHLTSLQNLEIFNAPKLKTLPKKGLPSSLSVLSMTCCPSLQASLRRKRGREWRKIAHIPAIIINDELIT, encoded by the coding sequence ATGGCAGAGGTTATTGTGGGAGAAACACTCGTCTCAGCTTCTGTGGAGGCCTTGTTACAAAAGCTTGTTTCTACTGATTTCCGGAGTACGAAGGAGGTTGACGTTTCAGTGTTGATAAATCTGAAGAAAACACTCGCGAGGGTTCAACCTGTACTTCATCATTATGCCGAGGACACGAAATGGCTGGATTTGCTGATAGATGTTGTATATCAAGTTGACACATTGTTTGGCCAAATCAACACCGAGGCATCGCGACGCACAGTGGAAACTCCGTATCAAACCCTAACTCCTACTACTAAGGTGCGCAACATGCTTTCTAAGACACATAAATTAACTGAAAGATTAGAACGCTTGATTTTGAGAGAAGAACAAGATGGGTTGGTGTTTTCTAATTGCAGCCATGTTTTACATGGAACTCCTACAGATTCTAATTTGGAGGATGATATTGATTCTTCTATTTATGGAAGAGACTGTGATATAAaaaaagttaaagatcttttgtTGTCTAGCAGTGATGGTGATAGTAAAATAAGAGTGATTTCCATTGTTGGTATGGGAGGGATTGGTAAAACAAACCTTGCTAAACACCTTTACAATGATCCACAAGTAAAGGACGAATTCGAGTTAAAAGTATGGGCATATATCTCCAAAGATTTCGATGCTGTTAGAGTTTTTGAAACCATTCTTCAATCTATCACTTCACAATCAATTAgtaatagaaacatgagttctcAAATTCTTGAATCTCACAATGCAAAAGGAAAATACACCATTTACCCGAATCTTCTATTAGTGTCATTGCAACAAATTTTAAATACTTCCAAATTTTTGCTAGTGTTGGATGATGTGTGGGATACAAAATCTGTTAATTGGATCAGTTTGATGGACACTTTTAATGCCGGGGAAATGGGAAGTAAAATCATCATCACAACGCGGGATGAAAGAGTTGCAAGATCCATGCAAACGATTCTCTTTGTTCACTATTTGAGGCCTCTAGAAAATGAAGATTGCTGGACTTTATTTGCCAGATATGCATTTGGAACATGTAACGACCAACAACGGTCTCATCTAGAAGAAATTGGCAgggaaatttcaaaaaaatgtGATGGATTACCATTAGCTGCAGTAGAATTTGGGGCTATTCTTTACGGAAAGTTGTCCCCAAATGACTGGAATTGTGTGCTAGAAAGTAACATTTGGGAACCAACAAATCCCGAGGTGCACGCTGCTCTAGAATCAAGCTATCATTATCTTTCGCCTCCTATAAAACGATGCTTTGCATATTGCTCTATTTTTCCAAAAAAGTCCATCTTAGAAAAAAAAATGGTAGTTCAGTTGTGGATTGCAGAAGACTTGGTAGGCTCGTTCACAAGTCAGGAAAGATGGAAAGTTGGAGAACAATACTTTGATGTGCTAGTGTCAAAATCGTTGATACAACGGCGGTCTACTGAGAACAAGGAAGAAAATTTTGAAATGCATAACCTTGTCCATGATTTAGCTACAATGGTTTCATCTCCATATTGTATCAGGTTGGGCGAACATTACCTACATGAAAGGGTACAAAATTTGTCATACAATCGAGGGCTATATGACTCATTTGATAAATTTGAGAAGTTGTATGGATTAAAATATCTACGTACCTTTCTAGCACTTCCATTACAAAAACAATCGCCTCGTTGTTTGATATCGAACCAGGTAGTGCACGACTTGTTGCCTACAATGAAACAATTACGCGTGTTGTCTTTGTCCAACTACAAGAGTATCACCGAGGTTCCCAAGTCTATTGGAGATTTGTTATACCTACAATACTTAAATCTTTCTCACACTAATATTGAATGGTTGCCGTCTGAAACATGCAACCTTTACAATCTGCAGTTCTTGTTGTTGGGAGGCTGTAAAAGGCTCACAAAATTGCCTGAGGACATGGGAAAATTGGTTAATCTGCACCACCTTGACGTTAGTGACACTGCATTGAAGAAGATGCCCGTACAAATAGCCAAACTAGAAAATCTCCACACTTTGTCCGACTTTGTTGTCAGCAAACATAATGATGGATTAAAGGTTGCAGAGTTGGGAAACTTTCCCCACCTACATGGAAAACTTTCCATCTCACAACTACAAAATGTTACTGACCCCTCTGAAGTAGATCAATCTAATACAAAGATGAAAGAACAAATAAAAGAATTAGCTTTGGAATGGGACTGTGGTAGTACTTTTCCAGATTCACAAATAAAAAGTGTAGTACTTGAACATTTGCAACCCTCAACAAATTTGAAAAGTCTCACTATCAAAGGTTGTGGTGGAATCAGCTTTCCAAATTGGTTAGGTGATTTTTCATTTAGAAACATGGTGTATTTAAAGATCTCGAATTGTGATGATTGTTTATGGCTTCCACCCCTTGGACAGTTAGAAAATCTAAAAGAACTCTTTATTGAAGGGATGCCATCAGTACAAACAATTGGTACTGAGTTCTATGGAAGTGATAGCTCTTCATTTCAACCGTTTCCCTCCTTGGAGATCCTACACTTTGCGGATATGCAGGAGTGGGATGAATGGAACTTAATTGGAGGTAGGTCTATAAAGTTTACTAGTCTCAAAACTTTGTCACTAAGTAAGTGCCCGAAACTGATAGTTGGAAACGTAGTTGACAAATTTCCTTCCTTAACTGAATTTGAGTTAAGAGAATGTCCTTTAGTGGTTCAATCAACGCCATTATCTAATCATGTATCCAGGCAACTGATGTTCCCTTTGAATTCTCTTCAACAACTGACCATAGACGGCATTCCATCTTCAATGTCTTTTCCAGCAGACGGACTTCGAAAAACCTTGAAATTTCTCATAATCAGTAATTGTGAAAATCTAGAGTTCCTTCCTCTTGAATACCTGTCCAATTACACATTGCTTGAGGAACTGAAAATATCTTATAGCTGCAATTCAATGACATCATTTACCTTGGGTGCTCTCCCTGCCCTCAAGAGACTGTTTATTGAGGGTTGTAAAAATCTGAAATCAATATTAATTGCAGAAGATGCGTCACTAAAGAGTCTCTCATTTCTTAGAAGCATCAAAATATGGGATTGTATTGAACTTGAGTCATTTCCCCCAAGTGGATTGGCCACTCCAAACCTTGTTTATTTTGCAGTATGGAAGTGTGAGAAGCTTCCTTCACTACCAGAAGCAATGCACACTCTAACCAACCTTCAAGAAATGGAAGTGGATAGTCTAccaaatcttcaatcttttgtCATAGATGATTTGCCTAGCAGTTTGCAGGAATTGACGGTTGGCTCTGTTGGAGGCTTGATGTGGAATACTAAGCCAACTTGGGAGCATCTCACTTGTCTTTCAGTGCTGCGGATTAAAGGCGATGATATGGTGAATTCCCTGATGAGGCCATTTCTACCTTCATCTCTTGTGACACTCTACATATGTGGTTTTAGTAATACAAGCTTTGAGGGGAAGTGGCTTCAACATCTCACTTCTCTCCAAAACCTTGAGATTTTTAATGCTCCCAAACTAAAGACTTTGCCAAAAAAAGGATTGCCTTCATCTCTTTCAGTACTAAGTATGACCTGTTGTCCATCACTGCAAGCAAGTTTGCGGAGGAAGCGAGGGAGGGAGTGGCGTAAGATTGCTCACATTCCTGCCATAATTATCAATGACGAATTGATCACATAA